The following nucleotide sequence is from Pelagibaculum spongiae.
GCAGCGGCTTCACGGCCAATCAAAGATAAAGAACATACAGCATTGGCTGAACTGGGTGATATGCGTAGCCAGGCCAACGAGCATGTGATCGCAATTGACGGCTTGGCAATGATTGTTCATCCGGCGAACCCTATTCGTAATATTGCCATCGGCCAGCTTAAGCAAATTTTTAATGGTGAAATCAACAACTGGTCGCAGTTGGGGCAAGCAGCAGCACCGATTCAAGTTTATGCGCGAGATAAAAATTCCGGTACTTTCGATATTTTTAAATCATTAGTGTTAGGTAAACAGGGAAAACTGGTTCAATCGGCGCGTCGCTTTGAATCGAACGACAAATTATCAGATGAAATTGCCAGAGATAGATCAGGTATCGGTTTTGTCGCCTTACCATCGGTTCGGCACTCTAGAGCATTAGCCCTTTCAGATGGTGGTGCAGCCATCTTGCCAACCCGATTTACCCTAGCGACAGAAGATTATCCACTGACTCGGCGGTTATTTTTATACACAGCAGATAATGCTTCGTTGGAAGTGCGTTCATTAATTGATTTGGCTTTAAGTGAGCAAGGCCAGCAGCAAGTAGCCAAGGTCGGCTTTGTTGATTTACAGCCAACGGCAGCTAGCTTACCGGTTGAAGCTAACTGGCCGGAAGCTTATCGGCAATTAGTTGATGGTAGCCAGCGACTGTCGATTAACTTTCGTTTCAAACGCAACACCGATTTACTAGACAATAAAGCCGAGCGAGATATTCCGCGCCTAGTGCGTTACTTCTCATTGCCAGAAAATAGCAACAAACGTATTTACCTGTTCGGCTTTACCGATAATACGGGTGATTCAAATTACAACTTACAGCTATCACGTAAACGCGCACTCAGCGTTGCCAATCGACTCAAGCAAAGCGGCTTGCCGGTGATATTAAGTGAAGGTTTTGGTGATGCGATTCCGATTGCCAATAACCTCAATCCTCGCGGTAGAGCAAAAAACCGTCGGGTAGAGATTTGGGTTAGGTAGCTGAAGGATAAGTTTAGTCAGTTGCTTGCTGCTGTCTGTTGAGGTTTAATCTTGCCAAAGCCCCACGCTGTTGAAGATTAGAACTATGTCATTAGAAAGCGCCATCACCTTCTTTATTGCGATCTTTATTTTCGGTATTACGCCCGGCCCGGGTGTGTTCGCCTTATTAGCACGTGCGCTGGTGCATGGCAGCCGTAGTTGCTTCTTTCTGGCGTTAGGTATGACGATTAGCGATATCATCTACCTGACCTTTGCTTGCCTAGGTCTGGCGGCAATCGCGACTCACTGGGGTGAAGTGTTTACCGTGGTTCGCTGGGTAGGTGCAGCTTATCTGCTGTATCTGGGCTACAAGCTATTTACCTCTGCTTCACAATCAGCCGATATTGATAAAAGCAACAAAGCTGCCGGCCATGTTGCCAGCTTTATTCAGGGTGTATTGATTTCGGCTTCTAACCCGAAAGTTATTCTATTTTACATTGCTTTTTTACCGACATTTATCGATTTGTCTGTATTAAATGCAGCAGATATCGCACTGGCAGCAGTATTAACTTTGGTCGCTTTAATGAGTGGGTTAATGTTAATTGCTTTTTCAGCGGCTCGCGCTGCCAAAATGTTGAAAACAGCTAAAGCCGTTAAACGAATGAACTACAGTGCTGGCAGTATTATGATGGGTGCGGGGATTTATTTAGCGGCGAGCAAATAATGCTCGCCGGGTATAATGCTCGTATTAGAGCTCCAGTTTTTCTCTGAGGTTAGCTGGTGCTATATAAGTAATAGTCCTAGATTTTTTTATTTTTGTTGGTATTAATAGCTCTTCTTCTGCCAGTTTATTTAAATAAGATCTCGCAGTATTTTCATTGACATCTAATTCATTAGCTACTTGTTTTGCAGTAAAAGTTTTTCCAGGTTGATTTATTGCATCTTTAAGTACTTCTTTGTGTCCATGCTTCAACTGTTTTGAAATTCGACTGTTTTCTAGCCATTCAGAAAATTGATATAATTCACTCTTTTTCGTTTCGATATACGAATAAAGAGATCCAATAGCTTGCTGGATAATATCTGCTTGTTGATAAATAAAATATGTTAAGTCAAATTGATCGGATTCGGTATATAAAAATGCTTTATCATAGCTGCTTTTCTTTTCCTGTATCAGCTTACTAATAGATACATATTCGAATAGCCAGTAGCCCGATTGAAGCATAAACCAATAAAAAAGTGCCCGAGCCGTTCTGCCATTGCCATCACCAAACGGATGAATATAGCCGATCATAAAATGCAAAATTATTGCTTTTACGACTGGGTGAACAAACTGTGTAGAGCTTTCGGAATTATCTGCATTGGCAAATTCACACAGAGCATTCATTCTATCCAGAAGCGATTGATAGCACGGTGGTTCATGGGCTATCTCGTTATACATGTCAGAAATAGTAATATCATTATCAGTTCTGAATTCACCTGGCGTTGCATTGTTTTCAATCGCATTGTGAGTAGCGATCTGATGTAATTCTAAAATCAGATCGATAGATAATGATTGGTCTTTAAATTCAAATACCTTTTTCATTAATTGAAAATTATTAAAAATCATCTGCTCAGATTTATCTTTGGGGTTCCGAGCGGTTTGCAACATTTCCTTGGCGACTTTTCTGGTAGTCGATGCCCCTTCTAGTTGAGATGAAGTAATCGCTTCTTCCATCATTAAACTCTGAACCAGAAATTTGTCTTTCTGTTTGGAGGTGGCAAACGTTGCATCGCTAATGGCATGGCCGCCACCGGTGATTTTATCAATATGGTGCAATCTGGCAAATAGAGAATCGGGAACGCAATAGATAAACTTGTTTTGTTCTTTATCTGCGCATAGCAAGTTAATTTGCTTGGCAATAGTGCTCCTAGCGACCTTGGTGGCTAGCCAAGCAGCTTCTTCGTTATCGCCTTTTTCCACTTTCCATTTGAACTTGTCCCAATGAAGGTATTCGCCATCTGGTGAGGTTGCGCCATATTTGGAAAGCAATGGAGCCCATGTCTCAGGTGTAAACTTTTTGGCAAGTTCTTCAATAGGAGCTGGGATTCTGATTCTAGCCATGTCACACCTAAACTTAATTTCTATTTTTTGAGTTTAAGTCTTAGATCTATCAAGTCAACGTAATTTTTAAATTTTGCGTTATGTAATAGATAAGTGGTTGACGGTGGGTTATCTCTGTCCCTAAAAAAGCCTCTTGGCATTGGCTGTCAAGAGGCTTTAATAGTTAAGGCTGGTATTACAAAAACTGCTGCAACGTCTTCAAAGATCCACGCTGATCGACTTTTAACTTGCCATTGTTATCGCTAGGCAAAAAGCCGCTAATTAACCGGCGTGTTGGCTGATCGAAGTTATCCCGTGGCTCAATCATGCCCTTGACCTTGTATTTATCTAGGTCGCTTAGCTCAAGTTTGATATCAACGCCGAGTGGGCCGCCGTCATCTTTAAGTGTGCCTTGGTATTTCGCGCCTTTACCATAACCGTTGCCGGTTAATTGAAGCGTCAAGTTACCCAGTTCAGGACGGGCTAAAGGCGTGGATAAACTAGCTTGGCGCCATTTCAGCTCACCTTTAAAAGACTCGGGCTTACCATTAACCAGTGCTAGATGCTCTAGGTCGAGCCGGAATACACCATCAGCATCAATGCCGCCGGGTAAGAAGCGGCGGAAGCGGTTAAAGGTTAAGCGCGCTTGAGTATCTTCAACCGATACATCGCCGGAGAAAGAGACAGCTACTTTGCTATCGAGCCATTCTTCTTTATCACCGGCACGCAGCTTAATTGCCAGTTCACCAGTGAATAAAGAAAGCGGTTTTACTTCCCAGCGGATATTGGCCAGGGTTTCACCAGAAGCGACAACCTGAGCAATTTTACCATTCCATAAAGTGCCGCTAACGCCGCCCGCTTGGAAAGTGCGAGGTACTTGTTGCTGAATTTGATAGATCACCGGTGCTGCTGGAATGGTGGCAATCAGCAGTACTAAATAGCACAGCAGGCCAAGCAAACCGTATTTAATCACTTGTTTCATTATCCTGCCTGCAACTTAATTCGACCGCGGACTCTACCAGAAGCTTCTTCACGGTTCAGGCTCATGCCGTTTACCTGAATGCCAGTGGAGGCTAAATGGTCCAGCCAGCGCAAAACATCGTCAAAGATCGCATCTTCCAGCCAAACTTGAACCGCTTGGCCTTGCGGCTCAACTCGGTTAGGACGGACCTTAAAACGGCGAGAGCTAGAAGACACCATTTGCAGCAAACTGCCAGAATGGGTTGCCCCTGCGCCATTTTGTTGAAGCGCTTTTACTTCAAGAGCAGATTGCTCCATCCAGACTTTGAGCCTTTGCTGTTTTTCGACTTTGTTTTCTAGTTGGGACACTCCAAGTACTAGAGGCTCGATAATTAATAGATAAAGCAAAGTTATCAGTAGAGCACTGCCACCAAAGCCGACCAGTTGCTGTTCGCGTTTGGCCAGTTGATTCCAGCGCTGTTGAAGTGTGTTGACTAGTTCATTCATCAGCTGCCCCTCCGAATCACAATTCGGACATCGACACCCGTATCAGCACGAGTGGCGCGCTTCACTTCAACATTCAAACCCTGGTTGGCAATTCCTTTGCGCAGTTCTTCAACGCGCTCAAGATCTTTTAATTGCAGCTCAAGGCGTAATTCACCCCGGCCAGCATCGAAGTTAATTCGATCTAGTTTGAAATCTTTTTCAGACACTAGTGCTTTGGAAGTGCCGCTCATGAGCAATGGGAAATCACCGCTTTCAACGCCGCCACGTAATTGCTTGAGCTTTTGCTCCATCTGCAAGCGTGGGTTAGGTACGTTGCGAGATTGTGGAAAAGCGGTGCGATAAGTATCGACAATCTGCTGATCTAATTGCTGCTGTTGTTGCTGCAATTGCAGTAGATGGAAACCTTGGCCAGTCAGCCATACTAGGCTCCAAACTGCGCCGATAATTATCGCGATTTTCCACTGTTTCCATAATTTTCCGATCTTCGCCTGGGGTGCAAAACGACCCTGGCGTAATTCCAACGGAGCAATCCAGTTAGTTGCGGGCATCCAGCCACGGGCACTGTGTTTAAAGCCGATTGACTCAGGTAACAATGCTCGAATCGCATCGATAATCGGTTGATCACCACCCCAAACAATAATTTCTGTCGGCTGGTTTAATAAGGCGGGTTGCTGCTCAGCTTCTTCATCTGCTTTCGGTTGTGACAGCATCAGTTTTAGCAAGTCAGCTAAAGCAATCGTATCGATAACCTGGCCGCTATCATTGTTGGTTTTTAGCAGGCTGCGCTCACCTTCAATGGCGATGCTCCAGCTACCTTCTTGCCATGGCAGTGCCAGCATATCTGGACAGACTGAAGCCGGTTGCAGATTAAGCTCCGCGGCTATCTCCAACCAGTTTGTCATCTGGGCACAATCGACGGTTGCCACAGGAAGATGATCCCGGCGTTCTTTGCCGGCAACAAAGTGTAATTGGTCGATATCACCAACCACTCGATCTTCCATGACAAAACCAAGTGCTTTCTTGGCCTGACGAAGTTGTTGCGCTGGCATTTGCAGTTTTTGCAATGCGACCGCTTCGCCCGGCACCAGACAAGTTACTGGGTGCTGCGAGGCCAGTTCAGAGAGCTGGTTTTTATCGCTTTGGCGCAGTGGTTTAAAGCCTTCATTAAGGCTGCCACTTCCGCTGAGTGCCCAGCTGGCGCTTTCACCCAGCCTGACGATTAAAGTTGACAACTTGGTTTCCTCTCAAACATTCGTGAACGCCACAGGGTAGTTACTTTGCCCTGTTTATCGACTTCTAGCAGGCTGGAAGCTGGCGCTCGGCCTAGTCCGGTAGCTAAAGTTCCCCAGACCAAGAAATACTGGCCTTCCACTCCAAGTGAAATAGCTTGTTTAATTTCATCTTCTGTTTTCTGAACCGCGACTTCTTTCCAGAAATCATCAAGGCTCTTGTAGCCATTGGTGCCCCGGCCATCTTGCAGTCTTAAAGCATCATTGCTGCTGAAGTTCTGATGTAGTGATTGCAACACTGGAATACTGGCTCGGTTGATATCTAGTTTGGCATTTCGTGGCGTTTGAGTTGTGCCATTCTGCCCAGATTTGATCACTGTTGGCAGCACCGTAATGTGTTTAGACAATTCTTGGTAAATTCTGCTTCTAATAGCATCATCTTCTTGGTCGGCAATTCCTTTAATCAGCTTTAACTCGCTGATGTCGGTCATCCAGTTGCCTGGCGTCCGATAAGCAATATCTAGCCCTTGGTAAAAATCATCTTCAGCACCATAGCTTTTGGCTGTGCTGTCGGAATCCATCCAGTCGGCAATTGAATCTGCAATCACTTGCTCATCCAATTCCAAAGGATCTTGGGTGGGTTGTGAACCAGTTGGGCTTGTTGAGTTAATCAGATTCGTTGAATTTATTGAGGGCGGCAAATTGACGTAATCTTCAATTGCTACCAGCAATCGCTGCAAAATTTTTAATTTATTTGGATCAATCGTGCCATTGGTATTGCGCAGGCTGTTTAAATCGAATCGCCCTTGAATATCGACCGCTGCAAGACCCTCGATGTTAATCGTGATGCCTTGTTCTTCCAGTTCTTGGCGCAGGCAAACCAATTCATCATCACCGCCAGAAGCAAAAGCACCGCCTTGCTGCTTAATTAGGTTATCGACCTTGGCCACATTGAAATCATTCTGCTTTAGCAAATCGCCCATCTGACCGAGATAAAACCGCTCGTACTGATCCCAAAACAAATAGGTTTGGTCCATATGGCGTAGCGAATAACCCAAGCGAACCATGCGGCTTTGTTGCTGAATTAAGGTGGTGGCAATGATGGCGACGAGAGAAACTACCAAAATAGCGGTAATGAGTACTGCGCCTTTTTGCTGGTGATGTTTGCTATTAATGCCGATCACTGGGCACTCTCCACCCGAAAGAAGCGAGTAATCTCACCATAGCCTTCCAGTTCCATGACCAACTTCACTGCTCTAGGCAAGCTGTTTAGATCACCTTGATTGACAGGCCATTGTTTTTGCCATTGGCTGCTACTGTCGAGAAATTCCAGCTCTAATTCTTTTACGCCATCCAATAAAGGACGTTTTCTAGGCTCGCCTTCGCGGCCATCGAGTGCATACCAAGTTTGCCGATAGAGTTTTTCATCTTCCAGTAGATAACCGACCCGCTGCAGATTACTTAATGGCAAAAGATCACTATGGCGCCAACCGGAGCGAGTTAGCTCGACTAGTTGATCGGCTTTTAGCCCGCCAGTAAATGCGGGTTGCATTTGACCAAATTCATCAACAATGGGTCGAGAAATTGCTTGTTCAATATCTAGCTGAACATAAGCAAAAGCAGATTGCAGTTGGCGGATATCTTCCAGCTGCACTTCAAGAATTTGTTGCCCGCGATAAGATTGGGTGAGTACCGAATAGCTAGCCACCAGAATAAAAGCTGAAATCGCAGCCGCGACCATGACTTCTATCAGAGTGAAGCCTTGTTGGCTGGCTAACCTATTTCTTTTGAACATAGGTCACCACCGTTGCTAAAGGATCTTGGTCTTCTTTCAGTCGGACTTTGATCTGAACTTGGCGAACGTCA
It contains:
- a CDS encoding substrate-binding domain-containing protein, which codes for MANPQQDHHSERMWRFVIQARRATGEKVSFPKMHRNPTELKILLKHPSVLKDQQLLQMGKSLLQELSQIEQQTIAAANNAPSTENAEHESDLLPNRANLKWRILMVASLLLVGLFVLWQISASKQQANLVVTTTTQNENPASQLPTVHEQSEIVAARPLTPSEIALSPGKKLFSVHGSNTIGAELMPALIQQWMYSRKLQQIQRQPVGESNEFLYTAKSGEQLQRIELKAHGSSTGFKALIHGEAEIAAASRPIKDKEHTALAELGDMRSQANEHVIAIDGLAMIVHPANPIRNIAIGQLKQIFNGEINNWSQLGQAAAPIQVYARDKNSGTFDIFKSLVLGKQGKLVQSARRFESNDKLSDEIARDRSGIGFVALPSVRHSRALALSDGGAAILPTRFTLATEDYPLTRRLFLYTADNASLEVRSLIDLALSEQGQQQVAKVGFVDLQPTAASLPVEANWPEAYRQLVDGSQRLSINFRFKRNTDLLDNKAERDIPRLVRYFSLPENSNKRIYLFGFTDNTGDSNYNLQLSRKRALSVANRLKQSGLPVILSEGFGDAIPIANNLNPRGRAKNRRVEIWVR
- a CDS encoding LysE family translocator, with protein sequence MSLESAITFFIAIFIFGITPGPGVFALLARALVHGSRSCFFLALGMTISDIIYLTFACLGLAAIATHWGEVFTVVRWVGAAYLLYLGYKLFTSASQSADIDKSNKAAGHVASFIQGVLISASNPKVILFYIAFLPTFIDLSVLNAADIALAAVLTLVALMSGLMLIAFSAARAAKMLKTAKAVKRMNYSAGSIMMGAGIYLAASK
- a CDS encoding Fic family protein, translating into MARIRIPAPIEELAKKFTPETWAPLLSKYGATSPDGEYLHWDKFKWKVEKGDNEEAAWLATKVARSTIAKQINLLCADKEQNKFIYCVPDSLFARLHHIDKITGGGHAISDATFATSKQKDKFLVQSLMMEEAITSSQLEGASTTRKVAKEMLQTARNPKDKSEQMIFNNFQLMKKVFEFKDQSLSIDLILELHQIATHNAIENNATPGEFRTDNDITISDMYNEIAHEPPCYQSLLDRMNALCEFANADNSESSTQFVHPVVKAIILHFMIGYIHPFGDGNGRTARALFYWFMLQSGYWLFEYVSISKLIQEKKSSYDKAFLYTESDQFDLTYFIYQQADIIQQAIGSLYSYIETKKSELYQFSEWLENSRISKQLKHGHKEVLKDAINQPGKTFTAKQVANELDVNENTARSYLNKLAEEELLIPTKIKKSRTITYIAPANLREKLEL
- a CDS encoding type II secretion system protein N, with product MKQVIKYGLLGLLCYLVLLIATIPAAPVIYQIQQQVPRTFQAGGVSGTLWNGKIAQVVASGETLANIRWEVKPLSLFTGELAIKLRAGDKEEWLDSKVAVSFSGDVSVEDTQARLTFNRFRRFLPGGIDADGVFRLDLEHLALVNGKPESFKGELKWRQASLSTPLARPELGNLTLQLTGNGYGKGAKYQGTLKDDGGPLGVDIKLELSDLDKYKVKGMIEPRDNFDQPTRRLISGFLPSDNNGKLKVDQRGSLKTLQQFL
- the gspM gene encoding type II secretion system protein GspM — translated: MNELVNTLQQRWNQLAKREQQLVGFGGSALLITLLYLLIIEPLVLGVSQLENKVEKQQRLKVWMEQSALEVKALQQNGAGATHSGSLLQMVSSSSRRFKVRPNRVEPQGQAVQVWLEDAIFDDVLRWLDHLASTGIQVNGMSLNREEASGRVRGRIKLQAG
- the gspL gene encoding type II secretion system protein GspL, with the protein product MSTLIVRLGESASWALSGSGSLNEGFKPLRQSDKNQLSELASQHPVTCLVPGEAVALQKLQMPAQQLRQAKKALGFVMEDRVVGDIDQLHFVAGKERRDHLPVATVDCAQMTNWLEIAAELNLQPASVCPDMLALPWQEGSWSIAIEGERSLLKTNNDSGQVIDTIALADLLKLMLSQPKADEEAEQQPALLNQPTEIIVWGGDQPIIDAIRALLPESIGFKHSARGWMPATNWIAPLELRQGRFAPQAKIGKLWKQWKIAIIIGAVWSLVWLTGQGFHLLQLQQQQQQLDQQIVDTYRTAFPQSRNVPNPRLQMEQKLKQLRGGVESGDFPLLMSGTSKALVSEKDFKLDRINFDAGRGELRLELQLKDLERVEELRKGIANQGLNVEVKRATRADTGVDVRIVIRRGS
- the gspK gene encoding type II secretion system minor pseudopilin GspK — protein: MIGINSKHHQQKGAVLITAILVVSLVAIIATTLIQQQSRMVRLGYSLRHMDQTYLFWDQYERFYLGQMGDLLKQNDFNVAKVDNLIKQQGGAFASGGDDELVCLRQELEEQGITINIEGLAAVDIQGRFDLNSLRNTNGTIDPNKLKILQRLLVAIEDYVNLPPSINSTNLINSTSPTGSQPTQDPLELDEQVIADSIADWMDSDSTAKSYGAEDDFYQGLDIAYRTPGNWMTDISELKLIKGIADQEDDAIRSRIYQELSKHITVLPTVIKSGQNGTTQTPRNAKLDINRASIPVLQSLHQNFSSNDALRLQDGRGTNGYKSLDDFWKEVAVQKTEDEIKQAISLGVEGQYFLVWGTLATGLGRAPASSLLEVDKQGKVTTLWRSRMFERKPSCQL
- the gspJ gene encoding type II secretion system minor pseudopilin GspJ encodes the protein MFKRNRLASQQGFTLIEVMVAAAISAFILVASYSVLTQSYRGQQILEVQLEDIRQLQSAFAYVQLDIEQAISRPIVDEFGQMQPAFTGGLKADQLVELTRSGWRHSDLLPLSNLQRVGYLLEDEKLYRQTWYALDGREGEPRKRPLLDGVKELELEFLDSSSQWQKQWPVNQGDLNSLPRAVKLVMELEGYGEITRFFRVESAQ